From the Oncorhynchus keta strain PuntledgeMale-10-30-2019 unplaced genomic scaffold, Oket_V2 Un_contig_5219_pilon_pilon, whole genome shotgun sequence genome, the window AGTCCTTTCTTCAGGTGTGACATCCACAACCTCCAAGAGGGAAGAGATGGGCTCTGCCTCTCTATTAGGAGTGATGTCCACAACATTTAGGTGGGAAGATGccgtgtctgcctgtgtgttatGGGTGATGTCTACAACCTCAAGGTGGGAAGAAGCAGAGTCTGCCTCTATGTTAGTGGTGATGAACAACAATCCTGATGAGTTCTACAACTACAAGTCACCGGGATGTCATCACAACAGGCATCTGTCAGAGTGCTCTCTATCATTGCTACTCACCTGCTAGGATGTCTGGAGGTGCAGTGGAGACGGCCGCAGCGACGACAGGGAGGACTGGTAAGGTGGCTACAGGGGGCTGGAAGCAGCTCTGTACCTCGTCAGCCACAGACAGATCTCATATAAAATGGGCTCTGGAGGTCATCCGTGGAGAAGGACTGACTGATTCTCCCGAGGATTGACCAGACAGATTCAAAAGCCGCAGCGCGGGAGAAAGGGATTTGAGGGGAAGGGGCCTTTAACATGCTGGAGAGCTTCTCCACTACGGCCGCCACCATGCCCACGGCCATCCCGCTTATTAGGATTGGGTGACCTGAATGGCCTTCCTTTGGCTGAAGCCACAGGGCCAGGAGGAGCCTGGgcaccacctccacaaccacctgGGATGGGCTGAGCAGGTTGCTACGGGGCTCATTGGACAGCTCGCCCATAATGCTCCTTACTGCTCTTTCCACGAGGCTGTGGACCTTAGGGTCGCTGAAATCAACAAAAAGGAGAAGACAAAGCTCAACGATGTGCAATGTGCTCACAGAAAACACTGTCTTAGTCTGTTTCTGCATAGTTACAGATGTGAAGAtaaatggatcaagtcatatgcAGGGCAGTACATGGAACTCACATGTCAGCTGGCGAGGTGGGGTGCAAGGAGCGGCGGAGCTTGCAGACAGCCTCGTGCTCTATGTCTATCATTTTTAGGCAAGTGTTGACTTCCCAGGTCTGCCGTAGGAAACAGGAAGTCCGATTAGTGAAATTTATCGACATATCGATTCTGCTGTACTAACTAGTTGTTGAAAGGCTAGTAAAGAGCTCACTGACTTGTAGTATGTGTCTAACTCTCATTGTCTTACCAGCCGAGCGAGGTCATTCCCCTCCTCCAGGGTTTCCTTCCACACCCTTCAAATAAAACACAGAGCAATTCAACTTTCCTGGCTTCCGATTTTTCTGTTGTTTATTTTACCCACACCTCTTGGAGTGCTGCTGGTGGCAGGGAATGGCAGTGAAGGTGAATGATGAAGTGGTACTCACCTCTCCCTAAGGGATTTTTTGCCCTGAGACACCAGCCAGTCGCTCATGTGCTCCGTGGTGACATGGTGCGGGACCATGAGCTTCTTCTGCAAGATGAGGTAAGGTGTGAGACAGTGCCACGAAATACCATATCATGTGCATTCTGAAGGGCCTCTCACAACATTTCACAACTGTTCATGCATCACAATTTGCGAGTGTTATTAAGAACTCTTATGACCATCTTCTCTAAACTGTCTTGAAATACAACTCTCTTTCTGTTGTTTATGTTTTTGGGGGATGAATCGTACCTGTTTATTGTAATATGTTTCCTCCCAGCAGGCTTGCAGAGTCTGGAAATAAAGGCTGCTTCTACAGAATTCCTTTGAAGAGAATGACAATAATGGTGCTTTGTTATGCACATTGTGCACAGGTATTTACAGTATGCTAAAATGAATATCTCCAAAGcattactgcttagtaacagcacagtaactaatataaacagatgtagatccCAGATACTACACTCCTCCCCCATAGTGTTTAACTCCCAGAGAACAAGGTAAATATGTTAGGTATGCAATATCTGAACAATGCATTCTTAAACATTTTTCAACTACTGGGTTGAAGCAGACTTTTCAGAGCCCAGCACAAATCCAGGGGATTATTCTGCCCCGAAGATGGAGTTTGTGTCCTAATAACTAACCCAGGTAATGTCATTTTTCTTTCCTTTTATCTAGGACATATTAAAGTGTTTGTTTTACTGTCCGTTACCTCCTTAACCAGCTCAACTCACAGGTCAAGCCTTTGAGGTGCCCTTCGCTGTCGAATAGGATATCTCCGCTCCTCCTGGGCttcctgtggtgggccaggttCGGGTGGAAGGTCAGGTTCTGTCTCTCCCGTACGTCCACAGTCAGGAGATGCATCACACGCGAGTCTCAGCTTCATCTCTGTGTTATAGTGGGCAAGCCACTTGCTCTTTAGCAGACGCTGTTTGCAAGTCTTGAATGCTTCTTCGCATTGTGGGGACCAATTCCACTTTGTATCGGCCTGCAGCAGTTGGTGAAGCGGATGCAACAATGTGGACAAGTTTGCCTCAAACTTTCCGTAATAGTTTGGGAACCCCAAAAATGACCTCAGCTCTGAGATATTTGTGGGTGCTGGAGCGTTTACGATTGCTTCCACCTTGCTGTTGGTTGGGTGCAGGCCTTGTGCATCAATCTTGTATCCGAGATACTCCACTGAGTCCTGGAGGAACTCACACTTGCTGCGTTTCATTCTCACTCCGTATTTCTCCAGTCTTGACATCACTTTGTCCAGCACTACAAGGTGCTCTCCAATGGTTGGTGCTGACACGAGGATGTCGTCCATGAAGCACACAACATGGTCTATACCGTCCAAGATCTCATCCATTGTTTGTTGGAATATCGCTGGAGCTGTCGAGATTCCATAGGCCAAGCGATTGAATCTGAATAGCCCCTTGTGTGTATTGATGGTCAGATACTGTTCTGACTCCGGATCCAGCTTCAGTTGCTGATAAGCGAATGCCAGGTCCAGCTTACCGAA encodes:
- the LOC127925183 gene encoding uncharacterized protein LOC127925183 isoform X6, translated to MPVHNVHNKASLLSFSSKEFCRSSLYFQTLQACWEETYYNKQKKLMVHYLLLQSQGQVPHHVTTEHMSGWLVSQGKKSLRERVWKETLEEGNDLARLTWEVNTCLKMIDIEHEAVCKLRRSLHPTSPADIDPKVHSLVERAVRSIMGELSNEPRSNLLSPSQVVVEVVPRLLLALWLQPKEGHSGHPILISGMAVGMVAAVVEKLSSMLKAPSPQIPFSRAAAFESVWSILGRISQSFSTDDLQSPFYMRSVCG
- the LOC127925183 gene encoding uncharacterized protein LOC127925183 isoform X7, with the protein product MDRVWCIPEFTYGPTKEFCRSSLYFQTLQACWEETYYNKQKKLMVHYLLLQSQGQVPHHVTTEHMSGWLVSQGKKSLRERVWKETLEEGNDLARLTWEVNTCLKMIDIEHEAVCKLRRSLHPTSPADIDPKVHSLVERAVRSIMGELSNEPRSNLLSPSQVVVEVVPRLLLALWLQPKEGHSGHPILISGMAVGMVAAVVEKLSSMLKAPSPQIPFSRAAAFESVWSILGRISQSFSTDDLQSPFYMRSVCG